In a single window of the Mucilaginibacter defluvii genome:
- a CDS encoding bifunctional UDP-N-acetylmuramoyl-tripeptide:D-alanyl-D-alanine ligase/alanine racemase, whose translation MYKSRYTTAQVKQILNATGDVVNDNPISLLITDSRRISNPSGGLFFALSGRRNGHEFVAEAYNAGVRDFVLSAKPEGYFPEANLLIVDNVLAALQHLATHHRAAFNLPVIGVTGSNGKTIVKEWLYQLMSPDKNVVRNPKSYNSQIGVPLSVWQINEKNDLGIFEAGVSTTGEMDKLEAIIQPEIGVLTHIGSAHDEGFADRDEKVAEKLRLFKNSRLLIYNYEQMLDYKKLIATPETFIWSRKFNQADLYVFSEAVISKNYYMRAVFKGKEIECIIPFRDEASIENAVICWATMLAIGYDPAVADDRLERLAPVSMRLELKNGINDCSIIDDTYNSDIQSLEIALNFLSQQNQHQKKTLILSDIYQSGLQQDVLYKQVAELIKARKVDKFIGVGTAMSSYRDDFEVAEKQFYPDTTSFLAQLQTQQYRNETILVKGSRSFEFERISQVFVQKAHETVMEINLNAMLNNLNYYRSKLKPGVKVMAMVKAFSYGSGTYELANILQYNKVDYLAVAYADEGVSLRQAGISLPIVVLNTEVGAFEKLTSFKLEPVIYSFGLFDEFIKYVQDSNIFNYPVHIKIDTGMHRLGFEGFEVETLCDMLEENPYVRVQSVFSHLVASDAAEHDLFTKKQIDLFEKAYIEIEDALGYKVIKHLCNTSGITRWPQAQYDMVRLGIGLYGVDGAIPADEGVLQPIATLKTSISQVKKMPAGETVSYMRNGSLAKDGRIATVRIGYADGYLRAFGNGVGCMLVNGVLAPTVGNITMDMCMIDVSQVEVKEGDEVIVFNDKLRIEELAKQIGTIPYEILTNISQRVKRVYFYE comes from the coding sequence ATGTACAAAAGCCGATATACTACCGCCCAGGTTAAACAAATATTAAACGCTACAGGTGATGTAGTTAACGATAACCCAATCAGCCTGTTAATTACGGATAGCCGCCGCATCAGCAACCCATCCGGCGGGTTATTCTTCGCCCTTAGCGGCCGGCGTAACGGGCATGAGTTTGTAGCCGAAGCTTATAATGCCGGCGTACGCGATTTTGTGTTAAGTGCGAAACCGGAGGGTTATTTTCCCGAAGCTAATTTGCTGATAGTTGATAATGTATTGGCGGCATTACAACATTTGGCTACCCATCACCGTGCCGCCTTTAATTTGCCGGTAATTGGCGTAACCGGCAGTAACGGTAAAACCATTGTAAAGGAGTGGTTATACCAACTCATGTCGCCCGATAAGAACGTTGTACGTAACCCTAAAAGTTATAACTCGCAGATAGGAGTGCCGTTATCTGTATGGCAAATCAACGAAAAGAACGACTTGGGTATATTTGAAGCCGGTGTATCAACCACGGGTGAGATGGATAAGTTGGAGGCCATCATTCAGCCCGAAATAGGTGTCCTTACCCATATTGGGTCAGCGCATGATGAAGGCTTTGCCGACCGCGATGAAAAGGTTGCTGAAAAGCTCCGTTTGTTCAAAAACAGCCGCTTGCTGATTTATAATTATGAGCAAATGCTCGATTATAAAAAGCTGATAGCCACTCCTGAAACGTTCATTTGGAGCCGTAAATTCAACCAGGCCGATCTGTATGTATTCAGCGAAGCGGTGATCTCGAAAAACTATTACATGCGGGCGGTTTTTAAAGGTAAAGAAATTGAATGCATTATTCCTTTCAGGGATGAGGCATCCATAGAGAATGCCGTGATTTGCTGGGCTACCATGCTGGCTATAGGTTATGACCCGGCCGTGGCCGATGACCGCCTGGAACGCCTGGCACCGGTAAGCATGCGTCTCGAACTAAAGAACGGTATAAATGATTGTTCGATTATTGACGACACTTATAACTCCGACATACAATCCTTAGAGATAGCGCTTAACTTTTTGAGCCAGCAAAATCAGCATCAAAAAAAGACTTTGATCCTGTCGGATATCTACCAGTCGGGCTTACAGCAGGACGTGCTGTACAAGCAGGTAGCTGAATTAATAAAGGCGCGTAAGGTAGATAAGTTTATAGGTGTTGGCACCGCAATGTCAAGCTATCGTGATGATTTTGAAGTAGCGGAAAAACAGTTTTACCCCGACACCACGAGCTTTTTGGCACAATTGCAAACCCAGCAATACCGAAACGAAACTATATTGGTAAAAGGTTCTCGCAGTTTTGAATTTGAACGCATAAGCCAAGTATTTGTGCAAAAAGCGCACGAAACAGTAATGGAGATCAACCTGAACGCCATGCTTAATAACCTCAATTATTACCGGTCAAAGTTAAAACCCGGCGTAAAGGTAATGGCCATGGTTAAGGCGTTCTCGTACGGCAGCGGCACTTATGAGCTGGCCAATATACTGCAATATAACAAGGTTGATTACCTCGCCGTAGCTTATGCCGATGAAGGGGTTTCCTTACGGCAGGCAGGCATCAGTTTACCCATAGTGGTGCTGAACACCGAAGTCGGCGCATTTGAAAAATTGACGAGTTTTAAACTTGAGCCGGTTATTTACAGTTTCGGCTTGTTTGATGAATTTATAAAATATGTGCAGGATAGCAATATCTTCAACTATCCGGTGCACATCAAGATAGATACGGGTATGCACCGCCTGGGTTTTGAAGGTTTTGAGGTGGAAACGTTGTGCGATATGCTGGAGGAAAACCCTTATGTAAGGGTGCAGTCGGTATTTTCGCACCTGGTGGCGAGTGATGCTGCCGAGCACGATCTGTTTACCAAGAAGCAGATAGACTTATTTGAAAAGGCTTATATTGAAATTGAGGATGCCCTGGGCTATAAAGTTATCAAACATCTTTGCAATACTTCGGGCATAACCCGGTGGCCGCAGGCGCAGTATGATATGGTGAGGCTAGGTATCGGCCTTTACGGTGTTGATGGTGCCATACCAGCCGACGAAGGTGTGTTGCAACCAATCGCGACGCTGAAAACAAGCATATCCCAGGTAAAAAAAATGCCTGCAGGTGAAACGGTGAGCTATATGCGTAATGGTAGCTTAGCTAAAGACGGAAGAATAGCTACCGTGCGTATCGGCTATGCCGACGGTTACCTCCGGGCCTTTGGCAACGGAGTAGGTTGTATGCTGGTTAATGGCGTACTTGCTCCCACGGTGGGTAACATCACCATGGATATGTGTATGATTGATGTAAGCCAGGTAGAAGTGAAGGAGGGCGATGAGGTGATTGTTTTTAACGACAAGCTGCGCATCGAGGAACTGGCTAAACAGATAGGCACCATACCTTATGAAATACTCACCAATATTTCGCAAAGGGTAAAGCGGGTGTATTTTTATGAATAG
- a CDS encoding regulatory protein RecX: MERDNPIKITDENTALTKAMRYCAYQERSQQEVRDKMYEWGVAGRIIEIVISRLITENFLNEERFARVYARSKFNQKHWGKIKIKQGLKLKRVPDVLIKKALACIDLDDYMAALQQLLQKKAASVKEKHPLKRRYKLQQHALSRGFESDVILDVLKNNEL, from the coding sequence ATGGAACGCGATAACCCGATAAAAATTACCGACGAAAACACCGCCCTTACCAAAGCCATGCGTTACTGCGCCTACCAGGAACGCTCGCAGCAGGAAGTGCGCGATAAAATGTATGAATGGGGTGTTGCCGGGCGTATTATCGAGATCGTGATCAGCCGGTTAATTACCGAGAATTTTTTGAACGAAGAGCGCTTTGCACGTGTTTACGCCCGAAGCAAATTCAACCAAAAGCATTGGGGTAAAATAAAAATAAAACAAGGCCTGAAACTAAAAAGAGTGCCTGATGTGCTCATAAAAAAAGCCCTTGCCTGTATTGACCTTGACGATTACATGGCCGCGTTGCAGCAGCTTTTACAAAAAAAGGCCGCATCGGTAAAAGAAAAACACCCGTTAAAACGGCGTTATAAGCTGCAACAACACGCCTTGAGCCGGGGTTTTGAGAGCGATGTAATTTTAGATGTTTTGAAAAACAACGAGTTATAA
- a CDS encoding SusD/RagB family nutrient-binding outer membrane lipoprotein, translating to MKLKYITTLISGTAVLLSVSCKKELTDLNKNPNSSETAQPEYLLTAASKATADTYWGTSNNMDASLLFVQHWAKIQYTDPDRYIYTNTGFQELWTVGYTRGIYNLNQIIKLADAQVNPNPNYKGVALVLRSWVFTLLTDNYGDIPYKQSSNIAQFVTPAYDKQKDVYFALLDDLKNAQATLDPAGKAIAGDVIYGNSITKWKKFANSLRLRIALRIADREPEKSKQVLQEIAAEGSGYISSNDEIAKFGYLDSPNQNPISNLFDTRDDYRVSKTIVDKLFDLNDPRLPVYISKTAAATPAEYVGLPNGLLPGDASNIGFTKTSKPGAYFLAPKAPAVIISYAEVLFDRAEAAARGFTSEDAEDLYKQAIQASFNQYGVSGSTVDTYLAQPKVQYNAANYKKSIGEQKWIALFGQGLEAFAEWRRLDYPVLQPAVQGVLDGKLPVRFIYPGTEQSLNGANYRAAVANQGADALTTKLWFDVN from the coding sequence GCAACTGCCGACACCTACTGGGGCACAAGTAATAACATGGATGCCAGTTTACTATTTGTGCAGCACTGGGCTAAAATACAGTACACTGATCCGGACAGATATATTTACACCAATACAGGCTTCCAGGAATTGTGGACGGTAGGGTATACAAGGGGTATCTATAATCTCAACCAAATTATAAAACTGGCTGATGCACAGGTTAATCCCAATCCGAATTATAAGGGTGTAGCCCTGGTATTAAGGTCATGGGTATTTACTTTGCTTACCGATAATTATGGCGATATACCGTACAAGCAGTCATCAAACATTGCACAATTTGTAACACCGGCTTATGATAAACAAAAGGATGTTTACTTTGCCTTGCTGGATGATCTGAAAAATGCCCAGGCAACACTTGATCCCGCTGGTAAAGCTATTGCCGGTGACGTAATATATGGCAACAGTATAACAAAATGGAAAAAATTTGCCAACTCATTACGCTTGCGTATCGCCTTGCGCATTGCCGATAGAGAGCCCGAAAAATCAAAGCAGGTATTGCAGGAAATTGCCGCTGAAGGTAGCGGATACATTAGCAGTAACGATGAGATAGCTAAGTTTGGGTATCTGGATTCGCCTAACCAAAACCCGATAAGTAATTTGTTTGACACGCGGGATGATTATCGCGTAAGTAAAACGATAGTGGACAAATTGTTTGATCTAAACGACCCTCGATTACCTGTTTACATAAGCAAAACTGCGGCTGCTACACCCGCCGAATATGTAGGATTACCCAATGGTTTATTACCAGGTGATGCCAGTAACATCGGCTTCACTAAAACATCAAAGCCGGGTGCTTACTTTTTAGCACCAAAGGCGCCTGCAGTTATTATAAGTTATGCTGAAGTATTATTTGACCGGGCCGAAGCTGCCGCGCGCGGTTTTACCTCAGAAGATGCTGAAGATTTATATAAACAGGCTATTCAGGCATCTTTCAATCAGTATGGTGTTAGCGGGAGTACGGTTGACACCTACCTTGCGCAACCAAAAGTGCAATATAACGCTGCTAACTATAAAAAGTCAATTGGCGAGCAAAAGTGGATAGCATTGTTTGGTCAGGGCCTGGAGGCTTTTGCTGAATGGCGCAGGCTTGACTACCCGGTGCTGCAACCTGCGGTTCAAGGAGTGTTGGATGGTAAGTTACCGGTGAGGTTTATTTATCCGGGTACGGAACAATCATTGAATGGTGCTAATTACCGGGCCGCAGTTGCCAATCAGGGGGCCGATGCACTTACTACAAAGCTTTGGTTTGATGTAAATTGA